A window from Solanum stenotomum isolate F172 chromosome 5, ASM1918654v1, whole genome shotgun sequence encodes these proteins:
- the LOC125865420 gene encoding magnesium-protoporphyrin IX monomethyl ester [oxidative] cyclase, chloroplastic, with protein sequence MAAEMALVKPITKFNTINTTTARLSNRRLPFTVRMSAATTTPPTSKPSKKPQKQGIKESLLTPRFYTTDFDEMETLFNTEINKNLNEAEFEALLQEFKTDYNQTHFVRNKEFKEAADKIQGPLRQIFVEFLERSCTAEFSGFLLYKELGRRLKKTNPVVAEIFSLMSRDEARHAGFLNKGLSDFNLALDLGFLTKARKYTFFKPKFIFYATYLSEKIGYWRYITIYRHLKTNPEFICYPIFKYFENWCQDENRHGDFFSALMKAQPQFLNDWKAKLWSRFFCLSVYVTMYLNDCQRTDFYEGIGLNTKEFDMHVIIETNRTTARIFPAVLDVENPEFKRKLDRMVEINTKLIAVSESDEIPLVKNFKKIPLIAALASELLAAYLMKPIESGSVDFAEFEPQLTY encoded by the exons ATGGCAGCAGAAATGGCTTTAGTAAAACCCATAACCAAATTCAACACCATTAACACCACCACTGCACGGCTGAGCAACCGCAGACTGCCGTTCACAGTTAGAATGTCAGCCGCCACCACCACCCCACCAACTTCAAAACCTTCCAAGAAACCTCAGAAGCAAGGAATCAAAGAGTCCCTTTTGACACCAAGATTTTACACTACTGATTTTGATGAAATGGAGACCCTTTTCAACACTGAGATCAACAAGAACCTGAATGAGGCTGAGTTTGAAGCCCTTTTGCAGGAATTCAAAACTGATTACAACCAGACTCATTTTGTTAGGAACAAGGAGTTTAAAGAAGCTGCTGACAAAATTCAGGGACCTCTAAGGCAGATCTTTGTTGAATTCTTGGAGAGGTCTTGCACTGCTGAGTTCTCTGGTTTTCTTCTCTACAAGGAACTTGGAAGGAGGCTCAAG AAAACTAATCCTGTTGTTGCAGAGATTTTCTCCCTCATGTCTAGGGATGAAGCTCGCCACGCCGG GTTTTTGAACAAGGGTTTATCTGACTTCAATTTGGCGTTGGACTTGGGGTTCTTGACCAAAGCAAGAAAATACACTTTCTTCAAACCAAAGTTCATCTTCTATGCAACTTACTTGTCTGAGAAAATTGGGTACTGGAGGTACATTACCATATACAGGCATCTCAAGACCAATCCCGAGTTCATATGTTATCCGATTTTCAAATACTTTGAGAACTGGTGCCAAGATGAGAACCGCCATGGTGATTTCTTCTCTGCTTTGATGAAAGCACAGCCTCAGTTTCTCAATGACTGGAAGGCAAAGCTGTGGTCTCGCTTCTTCTGCCTTTCG GTTTATGTCACAATGTACTTGAATGATTGCCAAAGAACAGATTTTTACGAAGGCATTGGGCTTAACACCAAAGAATTTGACATGCATGTCATCATTGAG ACAAACCGCACAACTGCAAGGATTTTCCCTGCTGTCCTTGATGTTGAGAACCCAGAATTCAAGAGGAAGTTGGACAGGATGGTGGAGATTAACACCAAACTAATTGCTGTTAGTGAGAGTGATGAGATTCCACTGGtgaagaatttcaaaaagatcCCTCTGATTGCAGCTTTGGCTTCTGAGTTATTGGCTGCATATCTCATGAAACCTATTGAGTCAGGTTCAGTTGATTTTGCAGAGTTTGAACCACAACTTACCTACTAA